A section of the Cuniculiplasma divulgatum genome encodes:
- a CDS encoding endonuclease V, whose protein sequence is MKITYNDESHATDMIETGGTLDVDLYSYFYGLVRQIPRGMVSTYGDLARALGDIAASRACGYMLSINPDPEGTPCYKVVRSDGTVGKYTHILGEIEKIRRLERDGVTVEGDSVNNFEQIRFKDFETDFPLNALRNEQERVRSMVDLTDDFDASRVAAVDVSYDDEYGYGAMAIDDGGNIEIRESVQEVRFPYIPGYLAFREFKFIKDLAGNFDGVLLIDGNGLLHPRKIGLASYAGVMLNIPTIGVAKSLLLGTVSDNWVHMGEEKVAYVINKNTIVSPGHKVSLGSSVDLVKKLSHGKYPDILKVAHNNTVRLRHEKQKLMS, encoded by the coding sequence ATGAAAATCACTTATAATGACGAAAGCCATGCTACTGACATGATAGAAACTGGGGGTACTCTCGATGTGGACCTCTATTCATATTTTTACGGGCTCGTGAGGCAGATTCCCCGTGGTATGGTTTCAACATATGGCGACCTTGCTAGGGCACTTGGAGACATTGCTGCTTCAAGGGCATGCGGATATATGCTCTCGATTAACCCAGATCCAGAGGGCACACCTTGCTACAAGGTCGTACGGTCTGACGGCACGGTTGGTAAGTACACTCACATACTTGGAGAAATTGAAAAGATCAGGCGACTGGAAAGGGATGGTGTAACAGTTGAGGGCGATTCGGTGAATAACTTTGAACAGATCAGATTCAAAGATTTTGAGACAGATTTTCCCCTCAATGCTCTTAGAAATGAGCAGGAGAGAGTTAGGAGCATGGTTGATCTGACTGACGATTTTGATGCCTCCAGGGTTGCTGCTGTGGATGTTTCCTATGATGACGAATACGGTTATGGGGCAATGGCCATTGATGATGGTGGGAATATTGAGATAAGGGAGAGCGTGCAGGAAGTACGATTCCCATATATTCCCGGATATCTAGCCTTCAGGGAGTTTAAATTCATAAAGGATCTTGCTGGGAACTTTGACGGCGTTCTTCTGATAGATGGAAATGGACTGCTTCACCCAAGAAAAATAGGGCTTGCCAGCTATGCCGGGGTTATGCTGAATATACCAACAATTGGAGTGGCAAAATCACTTCTACTGGGAACAGTAAGCGACAACTGGGTCCATATGGGTGAGGAAAAGGTTGCATATGTGATAAACAAAAATACCATTGTAAGCCCAGGCCATAAGGTGTCACTTGGCAGTTCCGTGGATCTTGTTAAAAAACTTAGTCATGGCAAGTATCCAGATATCCTGAAAGTAGCTCATAACAATACAGTGAGACTGAGACACGAAAAGCAGAAGTTAATGAGCTGA
- a CDS encoding aspartate kinase yields MNGGSLTVIKIGGSFLTSHQAMFDIAKLAREKRGAVFVLSAFRGITDRLVSGYGFDAEGREAILREVLTYHSNLIQNAIPSTSQKTWALEILRELGPEYYGYGRFTEFARNADYDSYLAMGEKLAAAVVSLFLVSVGIKCRSVTPDRLGITVHDNSGNALIDIRRSHTKAFPVIEKLLESGYVPITTGFFGIDDDGRIRILGRNSSDYSAIALGAVLKTGEVLLLKDVPGIYSHDPKLLKAGGQHFSHISYDKALEICNSGARIIHPMAIITARQHGIPIRIMKYGDSSDGTLVTFTDPDGTAFPL; encoded by the coding sequence ATGAATGGGGGAAGCCTCACCGTAATAAAGATAGGAGGATCTTTTCTCACATCACATCAGGCAATGTTTGACATCGCAAAGCTTGCTCGGGAGAAAAGAGGGGCAGTGTTTGTTCTGAGCGCTTTCAGAGGCATAACCGACAGGCTTGTTTCCGGTTATGGGTTTGATGCTGAGGGAAGAGAAGCTATTCTCAGGGAGGTTCTCACTTACCATTCAAATCTGATTCAGAACGCTATACCCAGTACTTCTCAGAAAACATGGGCACTGGAGATCCTCCGAGAGCTGGGTCCGGAATATTATGGCTACGGCAGGTTCACAGAATTTGCCAGGAACGCAGACTACGATTCTTACCTGGCAATGGGCGAGAAACTGGCCGCAGCAGTTGTATCATTGTTCCTGGTGAGTGTTGGAATCAAATGCCGCAGCGTGACCCCAGATCGGCTTGGCATTACGGTTCACGATAATTCCGGTAACGCTCTCATTGATATCCGGAGGAGCCATACTAAAGCTTTTCCAGTTATTGAAAAACTTCTTGAGTCAGGATATGTACCAATAACCACAGGCTTCTTCGGCATAGATGATGACGGCAGGATAAGGATTCTAGGGAGAAATTCAAGCGATTACAGCGCAATTGCACTGGGGGCTGTCCTGAAAACGGGAGAAGTCCTCCTTCTCAAGGATGTGCCGGGTATATACAGCCATGATCCAAAGCTGCTGAAAGCAGGAGGACAGCATTTTTCTCACATATCATATGATAAGGCACTGGAAATCTGCAATTCCGGGGCAAGAATAATTCATCCAATGGCCATAATAACTGCCAGGCAGCACGGAATACCAATAAGAATAATGAAGTACGGCGACAGCAGTGATGGCACCCTCGTCACATTCACTGATCCGGACGGTACCGCTTTCCCATTATGA
- a CDS encoding GNAT family N-acetyltransferase, with amino-acid sequence MKHYKLQGRTVTLSNDLKASYAEAIAELANDPVISRNIGGHGFHYPYTVEDAINFFTMNREDGKKFFAIDFIIFFDGTPAGIIGLKDIDYVDRKCHVGYWIGRKFWSRGIASESLGLVTRFAADEISMHRLYTGVLDFNAASMKVLLKNGYYIEGVERDTYFMEGRYFSMIRFARII; translated from the coding sequence ATGAAGCATTATAAACTCCAGGGAAGGACAGTGACACTGTCAAACGATCTCAAAGCCAGCTATGCAGAAGCAATAGCTGAGCTTGCAAACGATCCAGTCATATCGCGGAACATAGGGGGCCACGGTTTTCATTATCCCTACACCGTAGAAGATGCAATAAATTTCTTTACCATGAACAGGGAAGACGGCAAGAAATTCTTCGCAATTGACTTCATAATTTTTTTTGACGGGACCCCGGCAGGAATAATCGGCTTGAAGGACATAGACTATGTGGACAGAAAATGCCATGTTGGATACTGGATTGGAAGGAAATTCTGGTCAAGAGGTATTGCCAGCGAGTCCCTGGGGCTTGTTACCCGTTTTGCTGCGGATGAAATTTCAATGCATAGGCTTTATACCGGTGTCCTGGATTTTAACGCAGCTTCCATGAAGGTGCTGCTGAAGAACGGCTATTATATTGAAGGTGTAGAAAGGGATACCTATTTTATGGAAGGCAGGTACTTTTCCATGATACGATTTGCCCGGATCATTTAA
- a CDS encoding DNA adenine methylase, whose translation MAIPILKWAGGKRQIIGELIERIPPDFHTYHEPFLGGGALFFKLCELRGAVRAVISDINPDLIMLYQIIRDQKDELVTYLHEMGLGNNRNDYYKAREIYNSATENPLMKSALLIYLNRHGFNGLYRLNSSGRYNVPFGRYTNPSLPSDLEISRASQCLSRSSIRQGDFRTTLSDAGVGDFAYLDPPYMPVSATARFTSYSSLGFTWKDQKDLAKVVEGLDRKGVKFMLSNAANDEIEELYSSYRVEKILARRNINSKPDGRGKIPELIVRNY comes from the coding sequence ATGGCCATACCGATACTGAAATGGGCGGGAGGGAAACGGCAAATCATTGGGGAGCTCATTGAAAGGATACCTCCTGATTTCCATACATATCATGAGCCGTTCCTGGGGGGCGGCGCACTGTTTTTCAAACTGTGTGAACTCAGGGGAGCCGTGAGGGCAGTTATTTCAGACATCAATCCCGACCTGATTATGCTGTACCAGATCATAAGGGATCAGAAGGATGAGTTGGTCACCTATCTCCATGAAATGGGGCTTGGAAATAACAGGAATGACTATTACAAAGCAAGGGAGATTTACAACTCAGCAACTGAGAATCCATTGATGAAATCTGCCTTGCTCATATATCTTAACCGCCACGGATTCAACGGCCTCTACAGGCTGAATTCATCAGGGCGTTACAACGTGCCCTTCGGCAGGTACACAAATCCCTCCCTACCTTCCGATCTGGAAATATCCCGGGCTTCCCAATGCCTTTCTCGATCTTCCATCAGGCAGGGGGATTTCAGAACCACCCTCTCGGATGCTGGAGTGGGCGATTTTGCATATCTTGATCCTCCATATATGCCGGTGTCTGCAACGGCCAGATTCACAAGCTACAGCAGTCTGGGTTTCACCTGGAAAGATCAGAAGGATCTTGCAAAGGTTGTTGAAGGACTTGACAGGAAGGGTGTTAAGTTTATGCTGAGCAATGCGGCCAATGATGAAATTGAGGAACTTTACTCCTCATACAGAGTAGAAAAAATCTTGGCCAGGAGAAACATAAATTCAAAGCCCGATGGGCGTGGAAAGATCCCTGAATTGATTGTCAGAAATTATTGA
- the pheA gene encoding prephenate dehydratase, whose translation MLQVQQLESGNIQEKISSHTKVAYLGPRGTWSEIASECLAPGAIKVPGSSFAEVLEMAENGRTDSCVLPVENSVEGPVSSVIDLIVGSKISITGEIMVSVRHMLLSNSEKIERIYSHPQAIAQCRNTITKLYPHARIYEASSTSEMARKVKDEADSAIIGSSRIAELYGLTVKASDICDYSLNLTRFLMLSRGDNASTGNDKTTITFVLKENIAGSLVNALLPFSTRNINLSMVMSRPEKYNPGTYRFVLDVLGHSEDVSMKAALGELSGQCSSIRILGSYPRSSWDDAKEPQV comes from the coding sequence GTGCTGCAGGTTCAGCAGTTGGAGAGTGGAAATATACAGGAAAAAATTTCATCCCACACCAAGGTTGCGTATCTCGGGCCCAGAGGGACCTGGAGCGAAATAGCATCAGAATGTCTCGCACCCGGAGCAATCAAGGTACCAGGTTCAAGTTTCGCGGAAGTTCTGGAGATGGCTGAGAACGGTAGAACTGATTCTTGTGTTCTTCCAGTGGAGAATTCTGTTGAAGGCCCGGTATCTTCCGTCATTGATCTCATAGTTGGATCAAAGATCAGCATTACAGGAGAGATCATGGTTTCCGTCAGGCATATGCTCCTTTCCAATTCAGAAAAAATTGAGAGAATATACTCGCATCCACAGGCCATAGCTCAGTGCCGTAACACAATAACAAAACTATACCCGCATGCAAGGATATATGAAGCCAGTTCCACGTCAGAAATGGCACGGAAAGTCAAGGACGAAGCCGATTCAGCCATCATAGGTTCTTCCCGGATAGCGGAGCTTTATGGCCTGACGGTAAAAGCATCGGATATCTGTGATTATTCCCTCAATCTTACGCGGTTCTTAATGCTTTCGCGGGGAGATAACGCTTCAACAGGAAATGACAAGACAACAATCACATTCGTACTGAAAGAGAATATCGCAGGTTCACTGGTGAATGCACTGCTCCCATTCTCAACAAGAAACATTAACCTCAGCATGGTGATGTCAAGGCCCGAAAAGTATAATCCCGGCACATACAGATTCGTTCTGGATGTACTCGGGCATTCTGAAGATGTTTCAATGAAAGCTGCTTTAGGAGAGCTCTCAGGTCAGTGCAGCAGTATCAGGATACTTGGCTCTTATCCGAGATCTTCATGGGACGATGCTAAGGAGCCACAGGTATGA
- a CDS encoding penicillin acylase family protein: protein MRIKFIVVAIVAIIALSYLSTDFNTLNPVNGLWSAAGNANYTSGNYHIPDLQYHVNVTIDSSGVAHIQARNLHDLFMAQGYYEASNRLFQMELEALLASGNLSSYVGTSALNSDIAMHMIGIPQNAALLNSYVRTDYPQYYGYIQDYSQGVNAYINASAGNLPLGFKLIGKKPFQWTPLDSFAWQEYMTWDLTTGGTSQLQTDLLYSALGYANLSQIWPYYPYYTTNITMVPGNGTVNGFNLSDMGISSEYLWSLNWYSQFATGLNTSLFGSLKSLMENALSNISDPYGFSTRNTLRPEVGSNSWIVTSNYSSLHSPILANDPHLTLLAPSLWIPVQLEAPGINATGWGLAGLPGILIGHTATTSWGLTTPEGATANDYLEMLNGNNYTYNGKEFAMSEYNYSLLGSKYSIFYTNNGPIIARSGDLGISMNWTASIPSPDLVAEIKLDMSTNYSQMINALRLWESPPQNFVLAGAHNTGYITAGLYPTINETLPNGQKVPVIGSRSLLNGSNPAYRITGQVPFKYLPQIENPARGFAFAPNQPTVGVNYPYPFIGGYWTSGGRAQTIYHYLKSHRNTTVHDMMNLQSNVSDYWASQFVPVILKSLSSMSMNTSQAAAYSILSQWNYTSYVNSTGETVYWYYLSELYNITFDQVYAEHGLSSLTKPFDTSALYLAINDPSSATWFNGSFNHTSRTAFTREVSFLLRKLGPVSTWTWGRVHILEIASLTGLSALGLGPYPMYGDSHTVSAAYVSRQLQVPEPYVTVGPSLREVSDPAKSIFYGVFPGGPSENPVSYYFSNQLTAWFDHQYYNMSTQTTEVRFVYD, encoded by the coding sequence ATGAGAATAAAATTCATTGTGGTCGCAATTGTGGCAATCATAGCTTTATCTTATTTGTCAACCGATTTCAACACTCTGAATCCTGTAAACGGGCTGTGGTCGGCAGCTGGAAATGCCAATTACACGTCCGGAAATTATCATATTCCCGATCTCCAGTATCATGTAAATGTCACCATAGATTCATCCGGAGTTGCCCATATACAGGCCAGAAATCTGCACGATCTCTTCATGGCACAGGGATACTACGAAGCCAGTAACAGGCTGTTCCAGATGGAACTTGAGGCGCTTCTAGCTTCAGGCAACCTGAGCTCATATGTGGGAACTTCCGCACTGAATTCCGACATTGCAATGCACATGATAGGTATACCCCAAAATGCAGCCCTGCTGAATTCATATGTCAGGACTGATTATCCACAGTATTATGGATACATCCAGGACTACTCCCAGGGTGTGAATGCATACATAAACGCGTCCGCTGGCAATCTTCCGCTCGGTTTCAAGCTTATTGGAAAGAAGCCTTTCCAGTGGACGCCCCTTGATTCCTTTGCCTGGCAGGAATACATGACGTGGGACCTTACAACAGGAGGCACAAGCCAGCTTCAGACTGATCTGCTCTATTCTGCCCTTGGCTATGCAAACCTGAGCCAGATATGGCCCTATTACCCATATTATACGACAAACATTACCATGGTTCCCGGCAATGGGACAGTCAACGGCTTTAATCTCTCTGACATGGGAATATCGTCAGAATACCTCTGGTCCCTCAACTGGTACAGCCAGTTTGCCACTGGATTGAATACTTCCCTATTCGGCTCCCTGAAAAGCCTCATGGAGAATGCACTTTCCAACATTTCTGATCCATATGGATTTTCAACGAGGAACACATTAAGGCCTGAGGTAGGCAGCAATTCCTGGATAGTAACTTCAAATTATTCTTCACTGCATTCGCCCATTCTTGCAAACGACCCGCATCTTACCCTGCTTGCTCCGTCCCTCTGGATTCCTGTGCAGCTGGAAGCACCGGGAATTAATGCAACTGGATGGGGTCTTGCCGGGCTACCAGGAATTCTCATAGGCCATACAGCCACAACATCGTGGGGATTGACAACTCCGGAAGGTGCAACAGCCAATGATTATCTGGAAATGCTCAATGGGAACAATTACACCTACAATGGAAAGGAGTTTGCCATGTCGGAATACAATTATTCATTGCTAGGATCAAAATACTCCATATTTTACACAAATAATGGCCCCATTATTGCCAGATCCGGAGACCTAGGCATTAGCATGAACTGGACGGCATCGATTCCATCCCCTGACCTTGTTGCCGAAATCAAGCTGGACATGAGCACTAACTACAGCCAGATGATCAATGCTTTACGCCTGTGGGAATCACCTCCACAGAATTTCGTACTTGCTGGAGCACATAATACGGGATACATCACCGCCGGATTGTACCCCACAATAAATGAAACACTGCCAAATGGGCAGAAAGTGCCTGTCATTGGTTCAAGATCTCTGTTGAACGGTAGCAACCCGGCTTACCGCATAACTGGGCAGGTACCCTTCAAATATCTGCCACAGATCGAGAATCCTGCAAGGGGATTTGCCTTCGCCCCCAATCAACCAACTGTTGGTGTGAATTATCCGTATCCCTTCATAGGAGGGTACTGGACATCAGGGGGGAGGGCACAGACCATCTATCATTATCTTAAGTCACATAGAAATACCACTGTTCATGACATGATGAATCTTCAGAGTAACGTTTCGGACTACTGGGCATCGCAGTTCGTGCCTGTAATACTGAAGTCGCTCTCTTCCATGAGCATGAATACATCTCAGGCTGCGGCCTACAGCATACTTTCGCAGTGGAATTATACCTCATATGTGAATTCCACGGGTGAAACAGTATACTGGTATTACCTCAGCGAACTCTACAACATCACATTTGACCAGGTGTATGCTGAGCACGGACTTTCCTCGCTTACAAAGCCATTCGACACATCGGCGCTTTATCTAGCCATCAACGATCCATCGTCGGCCACCTGGTTCAATGGTAGTTTCAATCACACATCGCGGACGGCCTTCACCAGAGAAGTGTCCTTCCTGCTGCGGAAACTTGGGCCAGTCAGCACATGGACATGGGGACGAGTCCATATCCTTGAGATTGCCAGCTTGACTGGACTCTCAGCACTTGGACTTGGACCCTACCCGATGTATGGTGATTCCCATACCGTCAGCGCAGCATATGTGTCAAGGCAGCTTCAGGTACCGGAGCCATACGTGACAGTGGGACCTTCCTTGAGAGAGGTGTCCGATCCTGCAAAGTCCATATTCTACGGAGTATTTCCCGGTGGACCAAGCGAAAATCCGGTCAGCTACTACTTCTCCAATCAGCTGACTGCATGGTTTGATCACCAGTATTACAATATGTCTACCCAGACAACGGAGGTGAGGTTTGTATATGACTAA
- a CDS encoding dihydrodipicolinate synthase family protein, with amino-acid sequence MSGIITPMVTPFRQNGEIDYEATAKLLDYLKEIGIYGVFPNGSTGLFPFLSADERMKFLEFVVEHSHGMKVLAGIGSSSTQESVKLGKHAKDAGADALVLMPTYYITAGQEEILKHFREVIGTVRKETFIYSIPQLSGAKIEPETVKTLKQEFSEIIGLKESSADMRYFSDIMQFSGPDFAIFQGQDDLLIPSLSIGADGGVCGLTNFSKPVVTAYKEFTSGKLDAARKTQMQKINPFIRSLLTSRFPSAYYYAFYRKFGLNGGYRSPMVEPSESAKNLVDRAMETLD; translated from the coding sequence ATGAGTGGGATAATAACCCCAATGGTCACGCCATTCAGGCAGAACGGGGAAATAGATTATGAAGCCACAGCAAAGCTCCTTGACTACCTTAAGGAAATCGGGATATACGGTGTGTTCCCAAACGGGAGCACGGGGCTCTTTCCTTTCCTATCCGCCGATGAGAGGATGAAATTCCTGGAGTTTGTGGTTGAACACAGCCATGGAATGAAGGTACTTGCAGGGATCGGATCATCTTCCACTCAGGAATCGGTTAAACTTGGCAAGCATGCAAAGGATGCCGGAGCAGATGCGCTGGTACTGATGCCCACATATTATATCACTGCCGGACAGGAAGAGATTCTGAAGCATTTCAGGGAAGTTATCGGTACTGTCAGGAAGGAGACATTCATCTATAGTATACCCCAGCTAAGCGGCGCAAAGATTGAACCGGAAACGGTTAAAACGCTTAAGCAAGAGTTTTCAGAAATAATAGGGCTGAAGGAGAGCTCTGCAGATATGCGCTACTTCTCCGACATAATGCAATTCTCTGGACCCGATTTCGCTATTTTCCAGGGTCAGGATGATCTCCTCATTCCATCCTTATCCATAGGGGCCGATGGTGGGGTTTGTGGACTTACCAATTTCAGCAAGCCGGTTGTTACTGCATATAAGGAATTCACCTCCGGTAAGCTTGATGCAGCCAGAAAAACCCAGATGCAGAAAATTAACCCCTTTATCAGATCGCTGCTTACATCCAGATTTCCGTCGGCATACTATTACGCATTTTACAGGAAGTTTGGTCTTAATGGCGGTTACAGATCTCCAATGGTGGAACCGTCAGAATCAGCCAAGAACCTAGTGGACAGGGCAATGGAGACGCTGGATTAA
- a CDS encoding AMP-binding protein — protein MIRIEEMNELRRRKDFNWVTEILMKHDEDKTALMLMDQDENIQNITYGELTRKSMQYANLLWDEGIHTGDSILIMTKMIPDLWYIAIASALVGVVYSPAPLLLTSGDIKYRVEQINARAVFTDSDSRKSIENATRGYFIKIFDVTSEEFQNRVDVKPSEYSPIHRDPETPHAIFFTSGTEGKPKAIVHNGYYPLGHLSTAMWLGIGPKDIHWNISSPGWAKWAWSNLYAPLVAGSTSFAYEQGRFSAERSLAVLENYPITSLCTAPTVWRMFLVQKLDNFRPLALKKCSSAGEPLNPEIISRWEKITGVTIRDGYGQSESTAMIGNIDPNKIKPGSAGKPLLQYDLRIVDEDGNELGPGEEGNIAVRIDNRVPGLFDRYGNDSALNADRFKHGFYYTGDLGKMDTDGYIWFVSRADDVIKASDYRIGPFEVESALLSHPAVAESAVVPTPDEIRGNLVKAFVILRPGFKPSSDLARELSLHVKSVTAPYMRPKKIEFVSELPKTISGKIIRKQLRNLEMEKYAAKKNIDQGTLGGREYRIP, from the coding sequence ATGATTAGAATTGAGGAAATGAATGAATTACGGCGTCGCAAGGATTTCAACTGGGTAACCGAAATTCTCATGAAACACGACGAGGATAAAACGGCTTTAATGCTCATGGACCAGGACGAGAACATTCAGAATATCACTTATGGAGAACTTACCCGGAAGTCCATGCAGTACGCAAACCTGCTGTGGGATGAGGGAATCCATACCGGTGATTCCATACTAATAATGACAAAAATGATTCCGGACCTTTGGTACATCGCCATAGCTTCCGCACTTGTGGGTGTGGTATACTCACCTGCGCCTCTTCTTCTCACTTCCGGGGATATAAAGTACAGGGTTGAACAGATCAACGCCAGGGCTGTTTTTACTGACTCTGATTCTAGAAAATCCATTGAGAATGCGACAAGAGGTTACTTCATCAAGATATTTGATGTGACCAGCGAAGAGTTCCAGAACAGGGTTGATGTGAAACCTTCAGAATATTCGCCAATTCATCGTGATCCTGAAACGCCTCATGCCATTTTCTTCACTTCCGGTACTGAGGGCAAGCCGAAAGCAATTGTACATAATGGATACTATCCGCTTGGGCACCTTTCAACAGCCATGTGGCTTGGAATAGGACCTAAGGATATTCACTGGAACATTAGCAGCCCAGGATGGGCAAAATGGGCATGGTCCAATCTTTATGCACCTCTGGTGGCTGGTTCCACCTCTTTCGCCTATGAACAGGGAAGGTTCAGTGCCGAGAGGTCACTGGCTGTGCTTGAAAACTATCCCATTACAAGCCTCTGCACGGCCCCTACAGTTTGGAGAATGTTTCTGGTACAGAAGCTTGATAACTTCAGGCCGCTTGCCCTTAAGAAATGTTCATCAGCAGGTGAACCGCTGAATCCGGAGATTATATCGAGATGGGAGAAGATCACAGGGGTAACGATCAGGGATGGCTATGGGCAGTCCGAGAGTACCGCAATGATCGGAAACATTGATCCAAACAAGATAAAGCCGGGATCTGCGGGCAAGCCTCTTCTCCAGTATGATCTGAGAATTGTGGATGAGGACGGGAATGAACTTGGACCTGGCGAAGAGGGGAATATCGCTGTTAGAATTGATAACAGGGTTCCGGGACTCTTTGACAGATACGGCAACGACTCTGCACTGAATGCCGACAGATTCAAGCATGGATTCTACTACACCGGCGACCTTGGCAAAATGGACACTGACGGATACATATGGTTTGTTTCAAGGGCGGATGATGTCATCAAGGCATCCGATTACCGCATCGGGCCGTTCGAGGTGGAATCAGCACTCCTGAGCCACCCGGCTGTTGCTGAATCCGCTGTTGTCCCGACACCTGATGAAATAAGAGGAAACCTCGTGAAGGCCTTTGTGATTCTCAGGCCTGGATTCAAGCCCAGTTCCGATCTTGCAAGGGAACTGAGCCTTCACGTGAAGTCAGTAACCGCACCGTACATGAGGCCAAAGAAGATCGAGTTTGTATCTGAACTGCCAAAGACCATAAGCGGGAAAATTATCAGAAAACAGCTCCGGAATCTTGAAATGGAAAAGTACGCGGCCAAGAAGAATATTGATCAGGGAACTCTGGGTGGAAGAGAGTACAGGATTCCATGA
- the asd gene encoding aspartate-semialdehyde dehydrogenase, with product MDKLKVGVIGATGLVGQKFAQLLSDHPFMEVASVYASDRSSGRSYSDFLSFDEDLAQRYEGLTVKESNPDTVLGDRNDIIFSAVSDANAGKIEKHLARKGSTILTNASANRLESDVPLVIPEVNPHHLESLNSSHGLIVANGNCSTIGMVLGLAPIADMGIEEVYVTTMQAVSGAGYPGVPSMDMLSNILPFIKSEEEKMVNETRKIFGNFTSSDRTGSKMKIHPTCIRVPVREGHLESITAVLSEDPDINMLRERFRNFGNGNLKARLPTLPEKSVILMNGEDRPQPLLDVMAGSPERARGMAVTVGRLRVSGSRVSFVALVNNLLRGAAGSAVLNAEVLHESGLVT from the coding sequence GTGGATAAGTTGAAAGTAGGAGTGATCGGTGCAACTGGACTTGTGGGGCAGAAGTTTGCGCAGCTCCTTTCAGACCACCCATTCATGGAGGTTGCGTCGGTATATGCCTCAGATAGATCATCCGGACGTTCTTACAGTGATTTTCTGAGTTTTGACGAGGATCTTGCGCAGCGTTACGAAGGACTGACAGTGAAGGAATCAAACCCAGACACAGTACTGGGTGACAGAAATGACATTATTTTCAGTGCGGTGAGCGACGCAAATGCCGGGAAAATTGAGAAGCATCTGGCTCGCAAAGGATCAACAATTCTGACAAACGCTTCTGCAAACAGGCTGGAAAGCGACGTCCCTCTGGTGATTCCCGAGGTGAATCCCCACCATCTTGAATCGTTGAATTCGTCACATGGCTTGATTGTTGCAAATGGCAACTGCAGCACCATTGGAATGGTACTGGGACTGGCGCCAATTGCAGATATGGGGATTGAAGAGGTTTACGTCACCACAATGCAGGCTGTAAGCGGTGCCGGATATCCCGGTGTTCCCTCAATGGATATGCTTTCTAATATCCTTCCCTTCATAAAATCCGAAGAAGAAAAAATGGTCAATGAGACAAGGAAAATATTCGGGAATTTCACCTCTTCGGACAGAACAGGATCAAAGATGAAAATACACCCCACGTGCATTCGTGTTCCAGTGAGAGAAGGACATCTTGAATCCATCACTGCAGTCCTGTCTGAGGATCCCGATATCAACATGCTGCGTGAAAGGTTCAGAAATTTTGGAAATGGAAACCTGAAGGCAAGGCTTCCAACTTTGCCGGAGAAAAGCGTCATACTCATGAATGGTGAGGATCGCCCACAGCCTCTGCTGGACGTCATGGCTGGATCGCCTGAAAGAGCAAGAGGCATGGCAGTGACCGTGGGGAGACTGCGTGTTTCGGGTTCACGGGTATCCTTCGTTGCACTGGTGAACAACCTGTTAAGGGGAGCAGCAGGTTCTGCTGTGCTTAATGCAGAGGTTCTTCATGAATCGGGGTTGGTAACATGA